One region of Anthonomus grandis grandis chromosome 22, icAntGran1.3, whole genome shotgun sequence genomic DNA includes:
- the LOC126748122 gene encoding uncharacterized protein LOC126748122 gives MNESITPSEPGKARRTPGDRRKWKRNLAKSKRYDPPGPPEYPRCDHLNKSYKCKRLTMRDIKEFHANFSATREKNFQDAFIIKHVKVTTAKRPRPKKKPTSTKKVSTNYYIRLSGTEKFCLRVCQQTFVDILQISRKRIQGLARKFLNTGRMPVDRRGGARPNHLYDRKKTAIRGFIEKLKCCESHYSRGKSANRRYLPGNFIINKLYRMYNNEQPNY, from the exons ATGAATGAGAGTATAACTCCATCAGAGCCAGGAAAAGCTAGGCGAACTCCTGGAGATCGTCGCAAGTGGAAAAGAAACCTagcaaaatctaaaag atacGATCCTCCAGGGCCACCAGAATATCCTCGTTGCGACCATTTGAACAAGTCTTATAAATGCAAGAGGCTAACAATGAGGGACATCAAAGAATTTCATGCAAATTTTTCCGCAACTCGCGAGAAGAACTTCCAGGATGCTTTTATCATCAAACATGTAAAGGTAACAACTGCAAAAAGACCACGTCCTAAAAAGAAGCCTACGTCTACAAAGAAAGTTAGTACAAACTACTACATTAGACTTTCCGGCACGGAGAAGTTTTGTTTACGTGTATGTCAGCAAACCTTTGTTGATATTCTTCAAATCTCACGGAAAAGAATTCAAGGCTTAGCTCGAAAATTTCTAAATACGGGTAGAATGCCAGTGGATAGGAGAGGTGGAGCAAGACCCAATCATCTCTATGACAGGAAGAAAACCGCTATTAGAGGgtttatagaaaaattgaaatgctGTGAAAGTCATTATTCTCGAGGTAAGTCTGCAAACCGACGATATTTGcctggaaattttattattaataaattatatcgaATGTACAATAATGAACAGccgaattattaa